CCACCGCGCTGGCCAAGTCACGCACGGTGGTGCGTTCAAAGCCCTTGTTGCGAAACAGGTGAGCTGCGGTTTGCAGCAATTTGCCCCGGGCACTGTCGGGGTCGGTCAATTGGCCGGCATCGACCATGGTGCGCATGACCCGCAGGGCTTTCTGCTCATCCATGCCTCTCTCCTTCACGTGTGCTGACGTCTTGGGCGGCAATTTAGGCCGTGGCTGCCAACCAAGCAAGCGCTTGGGCAAAACTTGTGTGCAGAGTTTACAAACCAAGCGCTTGCTTGGTAGTCTCGACGCCAGCCATTCGAGGAAGGATTTCTCATGAGCAAGACGGTTCGTATCGGCTGCGCCAGCGCCTTCTGGGGTGATACCTGCACGGCTGCCGCCCAATTGGTGCACGGCGGCGCGCTGGATTACCTGGTATTCGACTATTTGGCGGAAGTCACCATGTCGATCCTCGCCGGTGCGCGGATGAAAGATCCCCAGGCCGGCTACGCCACGGACTTCGTCGACGTGCTCACGCCGTTGCTGGGCGACATCCAGCGCCAAGGCATCCGCGTGATCAGCAATGCCGGCGGCATCAACCCACAGGCCTGCGCCGCCGCGCTGCAAGCAGCCTGCGACAAGGCGAGCATCCCGCTGAAAATCGCCGTACTGCTCGGCGATGACCTGCAACCACAACTCAAACACCTGCACGGCGTCAGCGACATGTTCAACGGCGCGCCGCTGCCGCCGATGTGCGTGTCCGCCAACGCCTACCTCGGCGCGCCAGGCATTGCCAAGGCACTTGAGCTGGGCGCCGACATCGTCATCACCGGCCGCGTGGTCGACAGCGCCGTGGTCAGCGCGGCCTTGGTGCATGAATTCAGCTGGTCATGGCAGGACTATGACCGCCTCGCCCAGGCCGCATTGGCCGGGCATATCATCGAATGCGGCGCGCAGTGCACGGGCGGCAACTTCACCGATTGGCGCGACGTGCCGGACTACGAGCACATCGGTTTTCCCATCGTCGAGGTCAGCGCCGACGGCCAGTTCACCGTCAACAAGGTCGACGGCAGCGGCGGGCTGATCAGCGAACTCAGCGTGGCCGAACAGCTGCTGTATGAAATTGGCGACCCGCGCGCCTACCTGTTGCCCGACGTGATCTGCGATTTCAGCCAGGTCAAATTGCAGCAGCAAGGCAAACACAGCGTGCGCCTGCATGGCGCCAAGGGTTTGCCGCCCACCGACCAGTACAAGGTCAGCGCCACCTACCCGGACGGTTTCCGCTGCACCGCCAGTTGCCTGATCGCCGGGATTGACGCCGTGGCCAAGGCCGAGCGCGTCAGCCAGGCCATCATCAACAAGACCTCGGAGCTGTTCAGCCAACGGGGCTGGGCGCCTTACACCGAGGTGAACATCGAATTGCTCGGCAGCGAAGCCACCTACGGCGCCCACGCCCAGCGCCAGGATTGCCGCGAAGTGGTGGTGAAACTCGCGGTGCGACATCCAAGCAAACAGGCGCTGGTGCTGTTCGCCCGCGAGATCGCCCAGGCGGCGACCGGCATGGCGCCCGGCTTGACCGGCATCGTCGGCGGGCGGCCAACGGTGTATCCGCTGATTCGGCTGTTTTCGTTCCTGATCGATAAATCTTCCTGCGAGCCGGTGGTCGACTTCCAAGGCCAGCGTCACGCCATTGAACTGCCCACCGCTACGCCACCGGCCACCCCGGCCGCGCCGATTGACCCGCCCAAGCCCCAAGGCCGCGCCGACGCCAGCGTGCCGCTGGTGAAACTGGCCGTGGCGCGCTCCGGCGACAAGGGCAACCACAGCAATATCGGCGTGATCGCCCGCCATCCCGACTACTTGCCGTGGATCGCCGAAGTGCTGACCCCGGAAGTGATCGTCGACTGGATGAGCCACGTGCTCGACCCCCTCCACGGCCGCGTCGAACGCTGGTACTTGCCCGGCAGCCACAGCCTGAATTTCCTGCTGGAAAACGCCCTGGGCGGCGGCGGCATCGCCAGCCTGCGCATCGACCCGCAAGGCAAAGCCTTCGCCCAGCAACTGCTGGAAATCCCCATCGCCGTGCCGCAACACATCGCCGATCAACTCACATAAAGGAGCGTTGCCGTGGCCTTCGACTCAATTTTCAAAGCCGACCTGTTCCAGGGGCAAACCGTGATCGTCACCGGCGGTGGCAGTGGCATTGGCCGCTGCACCGCGCATGAGCTGGCGGCCCTCGGCGCCCGTGTGATTGTGGTGGGACGCAAGCCGGAAAAGCTGCAAAAGGTAGCAGCGGAAATTGCCGAAGACGGCGGCACGGCGCACTGGCAGGCCTGCGATATTCGCGATGAAGAGGCGGTTAAGGCGCTGGTCACACAGATCATCCACGCACACGGGCCGATCCACGGCCTGGTGAATAACGCCGGCGGCCAATACCCGTCGCCCCTGGCCTCGATCAATCAAAAGGGCTTTGAAACCGTGCTGCGCACCAACCTGGTCGGCGGTTTCCTGGTGGCACGGGAAGTGTTCAACCAGTCGATGAGCAAACACGGCGGCGCCATCGTCAACATGCTTGCGGACATGTGGGGCGGCATGCCCGGCATGGGCCACTCGGGCGCGGCGCGTTCGGGCATGGACAATTTCACCAAGACCGCCGCCTTCGAATGGGGTTACGCCGGCGTGCGCGTCAACGCCGTGGCGCCGGGCTGGATTGCCTCCAGCGGCATGGACACCTACGAAGGCGCATTCAAGGCGGTGATCCCAACCTTGCGCGAACACGTGCCGCTCAAGCGTATCGGCACTGAATCGGAAGTCAGCGCGGCCATCGTGTTTCTGCTCAGCCCCGCCGCCGCCTTCGTCAGCGGCAGCACCTTGCGCATCGACGGCGCCGCCAGCCTGGGCAGCCGCGCCTGGCCCTTGCAAAAACCCCACTCGCCGAGCGAGCCGTTCAATGGTTTCCACCGCGCGTACTTGCCCGATGTGCTCAAGGCGGAGCACTAAACCATGCCGGTAATTGAAAGTTTGATCGACGCGCACAGCGCGCCATACGCCCAGAACCGCGAAGCCATGCTGGCCAGCATCCAGCAGCTGCGCCAACTCGAACACGCCCTGCTCGCCAAGGCCCAGGAGGCCAAAGCCAAGTTCGACAAACGCGGCCAACTGCTGCCCCGCGAACGCCTCAACCTGCTGCTCGACCCTGGCGCGCCGTTCCTGGAACTGGCGAGCCTGGCCGGCTACAAACTCCACGATGACAAAGACGGCAGCGCAGCCGGTGGCGGCTTGATCGCCGGCATCGGTTACGTCAGCGGCGTGCGCATGCTGGTGGTGGCCAATAACAGCGCGATCAAGGGCGGCACGATTTCCCCCACCGGCTTGAAAAAATCCCTGCGCCTGCAACAGATCGCCATGGAAAACAAACTGCCGGTGGTGACACTCGCCGAAAGCGGCGGCGCCAACCTCAACTATGCCGCCGAGATTTTCGTCGAAGGCGCGCGCAGCTTTGCCAACCAGGCGCGCATGTCGGCCATGGGCTTGCCGCAAATCACCGTGGTGCACGGCTCGGCCACGGCGGGCGGCGCCTATCAGCCGGGGCTGTCGGATTACGTGGTGGTGGTGCGCGGCAAGGCCAAGCTGTTCCTCGCCGGGCCGCCGCTGCTCAAGGCCGCTACCGGCGAAGTGGCGACCGACGAAGAACTGGGCGGCGCCGAGATGCACGCGCAAACCGCCGGCACCGCCGAATACCTGGCGGAAAACGATGCCGACGGCGTGCGCATCGTGCGTGAAATCGTCAGCCTGTTGCCCTGGGATGAGCGCCTGCCGACAGCGCCCGAACGCGATTACAAAGAGCCGCTGTATCCCATCGAAGAGCTGCTGGGGCTGATTCCCGACGACCCGAAAAAACCCTACGACGTGCGCGAAATCCTCGCGCGCCTGGCCGACGGCTCCAACTTCCTCGAATTCAAGGGCGAGTTCGATGCCCACACCGTCTGCGGCCATGTGCAGATTCAAGGCCGCGCCGTCGGTGTGATCGGCAACAACGGCCCGATCACGCCCAAAGGCGCGAGCAAGGCCGCGCAGTTTATCCAGCTGTGCGACCAGAGCCGCACGCCGCTGCTGTTCCTGCACAACACCACCGGTTTCATGGTGGGCACCGAGTCGGAGCAACAGGGTGTGATCAAGCGCGGTGCGAAGATGATCCAGGCGGTGGCCAATGCCCGCGTGCCTAAACTCACGATTGTGGTCGGCGGCTCCTACGGCGCCGGCAACTATGCGATGTGCGGCCGTGGTCTGGACCCGCGCTTTATCTTCGCCTGGCCCAACAGCCGCACGGCGGTGATGGGCGGCGCGCAAGCGGGCAAAGTGCTGCGCATCGTCACCGAGGCCAAGCAATTGAAGGACGGTTTGGTGCCCGACCCCAAGGTGCTCGACATGCTCGAACAGGTCACCGCGCAGAAGCTCGACAGCCAGTCCACCGCCTTGTACGGCAGCGCAAACCTGTGGGACGACGGGCTGATTGACCCACGCGATACCCGCACGCTGCTGGGTTTGCTGCTGGATATCTGCCATGCGGCCGAGGTGCGGCAGTTGCAACCCAACAGCTTCGGCATAGCGCGCTGATCGTTCTAACGCTGCGCGTGGTAATGCAGCCCAGGACGCTCCGCGTCCCAACAAGGAGAACAACAACAATGATCTTCACCCAGGAACACCAGGAACTGCGCCGCACCGTTCGCGCCTTCGTCGACCGTGAGATCAACCCACACGTCGATGAATGGGAAAAAGCCGGGCGTTTTCCCATCCACGAGATCTTCCGCAAGGCCGGCGACCTCGGCCTGCTGGGCATTTCCAAGCCGGAGAAATTCGGCGGCATGGGCCTGGACTACAGCTATTCCGTAGTCGCCGCCGAAGAGTTCGGCAGCATTCGCTGTGGCGGCATCCCCATGTCCATCGGCGTACAGACCGACATGTGCACCCCCGCCCTCGCCCGCTTCGGCAGCGATGAACTGCGCGACGAGTTCCTGCGCCCGGCCATCAGCGGCGAGCAAGTGGGCTGCATCGGCGTCTCGGAAACCGGCGCTGGCTCCGACGTGGCCGGGCTGAAAACCCATGCGCGCAAAGACGGCGACGACTATGTGATCAACGGCAGCAAAATGTGGATCACCAACTCGCCCAGCGCCGACTTCATTTGCCTGCTGGCCAACACCTCCGACGACAAGCCGCACATCAACAAGTCGCTGATCATGGTGCCGATGAACACGCCCGGCATCAGCGTCAGCCCGCCGCTGGAAAAACTCGGCATGCACAGCTCCGAGACCGCCCAGGTGTTCTTCGACGGCGTACGCGTGCCGCAGCGCAATCGCATCGGCCACGAAGGCGCGGGGTTCATGATGCAGATGCTGCAGTTCCAGGAAGAACGCCTGTTCGGCGCCGCCAACATGATCAAGGGCCTGGAGTACTGCATCGACAGCACCATCGACTACTGCAAGGAGCGCCAGACCTTCGGCAAGGCGCTGATCGACAACCAGGTCATCCACTTTCGCCTGGCCGAATTGGCCACTGAAATCGAATGCCTGCGCGCGCTGGTCTACCAGGCCACCGAGCAATACATCAAAGGCCAGGACGTGACTCGCCTGGCCTCCATGGCCAAGCTCAAGGCCGGGCGCCTGGGCCGCGAAGTCAGCGACAGCTGCCTGCAATACTGGGGCGGCATGGGCTTCATGTGGGACAACCCGGTGGCCCGCGCCTATCGCGACGTGCGGCTGGTGTCGATTGGCGGCGGCGCCGACGAAATCATGCTGGGCATCATCTGCAAACTGATGGGCACGCTGCCGGGGAAAAAATCATGAACACCTTGCTGCTCGAACCGCATAACGGCGTGCTGCACATCACCCTCAACCGCCCGGCCAGCCGCAATGCCATGAGCCTGGAGATGGTCAACGAACTGCGCACGGTTTTGGCGCAGCTCGACAGCCAGGTGCGCGCGCTGGTGATCAGCGGCGCCGACGGGCACTTCTGCGCCGGGGCGGATGTGAAGGACATGATCACCGCGGGCGACCAGTTGCAGGCCTTGAACCGCGTATTTGGCACCTTGCTGCAAGAAGTCGAGGCCGTGCCGCAGGTGGTGATCGTGGTGCTGCAAGGCGCGGTGCTGGGCGGCGGGTTCGGGTTGGCGTGTGTGAGTGATATTGCGATTGCCGACCATCAGGCGAAGTTCGGCTTGCCGGAAACCAGCCTGGGGTTGTTGCCGGCGCAGATTGCGCCGTTTGTAGTCAAGCGGATCGGCTTGACCCAGGCACGGCGGCTGGCGCTGACGGCGGCGCGGTTTGATGGGGTTGAGGCGCAGCGGTTGGGCGTGGTGCATTTTGTCGAGGCCGATGCGCAGGCGTTGGCGGAGCGGTTGGATGAGGTGCTGGGGCAAGTATTGCGCTGTGCGCCGGGGGCGAATGGGCGGACTAAAGCGCTGTTGCTCGCCAGTGTTGATGAGCCGCTTGAGCAGGTATTGGATCGAGGGGCGCAGTGGTTTGCCGAGGCGGTGACGGGTATGGAAGGGATTGAGGGGACTCAGGCTTTTGTGCAGAAGCGTAAGCCGAGTTGGTGCAAGTGATGCCATCGCAGGCAAGCCAGCTCCCACCTTTTCTCTGTGGGAGCTGGTTTGCCTGCGATGGGGCCAGAACATTCACCCAGTGTGCCAAGGGATAAACCCATGTCCAATTTCAGCAAAATCCTGATCGCCAACCGCGGCGAAATCGCCTGCCGTATCCAGCGCACCGCCCAGGCCCTGGGCTACCGCACCGTGGCGGTCTACAGCGACGCCGACGCCCAGGCCCTGCATGTGCAAATGGCCGACGAGGCCATCAACATCGGCCCGGCCCCCGTCAACCAGTCGTACCTGAACATCCCGGCCATCCTCGAAGCCGCGCTGAAAACCGGCGCCGACGCCATCCACCCTGGTTATGGTTTTCTCTCCGAAAACCCCGACTTCGCCCTGGCCTGCCAACGCGCGGGGCTCACCTTCATCGGCCCTGGCCCCGACGCGATCAAGCTGATGGGCAGCAAGCGCCTGTCCAAACTCGCCATGCTCGACGCTGGCGTGCCGTGCATCGCCGGCTACCAAGGCAGCGCTCAGGACGACGCTACTTTGCAACAGGAGGCCGAGCGCATCGGCTACCCGTTGATGATCAAGGCCAGTGCTGGCGGTGGCGGTCGCGGTATGCGCCTGGTGCACGGCAGCGGCCAACTGCTCGACCAACTGCGCACCGCGCGTTCCGAGGCCATGAACGCCTTCGGCAGTGACGAACTGATCCTCGAACAAGCGCTGATCGCGCCGCGCCATGTCGAAATTCAAGTGTTTGGCGACAGCCACGGCAACCTCATCTACTTGGGCGAACGCGACTGTTCACTCCAGCGCCGCCATCAAAAAGTCATCGAGGAAGCGCCCTGCCCGGTGATGACAGCCGAGCTGCGCCAGGCCATGGGCGAAGCCGCGCTCAAGGCCGGGCGCGCCGTCAACTATGTCGGCGCCGGCACCGTGGAATTTTTGCTCGACCGCAGTGGCCGCTTCTATTTCCTGGAAATGAACACCCGCCTGCAAGTCGAACATCCCGTCACCGAGCTGATTACCGGCCTCGACCTGGTGGCCTGGCAACTGCACATCGCCGCCGGCCAGCCGCTGCCGCTGACACAGGCCGACGTAACGCTGAGTGGCCACGCCATGGAAGTGCGCCTGTACGCCGAGGACCCGGCCCAGGGCTTTCTGCCGCAAACCGGTGACGTGCTGCGCTGGGAGCCCGCCGCTGGCGTGCGGGTTGACCATGGCGTACTTGAAGGCCAGCGCATCAGCCCGTTCTACGACGCCATGCTCGGCAAGATCATCGCCCACGGCGCCACCCGCGAAGAGGCGCGGCGCAAACTGCTGCGGGCGGTGGAAGATACTGTGTTGCTGGGCGTGACGACCAACCAGCGCTTGCTGGCCGACCTGCTCAAACACCCGGATTTTATCGCCGGCGATTTCAGCACCGGACTCATCGCCGAACACTTCAATGAAATCCCGCGCCAGGCAGCAACGGACGAACAGATCGCCTTGGCCGCCGCGCTGTTTTATCACCACAGCGCCAGCGCTCACCGCCAGGGTTTAGCCGGCTGGCGCAACAACGCCAGCACGGCGTGGACCTACCGCCTGGAGATTAACGAGGCGGTCCACGAGGTTGCCGTCAGCGTTCTGGCAAACGACCATCTGCTGGCCAACGGCATCGATATCAGCCACCTCAGCAGCGACGGCCGCTGGGCGACCGTGGTCATCAACGGTATCCGCCGCCGCAGCGCCTATCACCTCGACGACACCCAGCTCTGGCTGCCCGGCGTGAAGGTCATCAACCGTACCCAGCAAGTCGCCAGCTGCCAGGCCGAGGTTGCCAGCGGCAGCGTCAAGGCGCCGATGGACGGTGCGATTGTCGATGTACGGGTGAGCACCGGTGAGCGCGTCACCAGAGGTCAATTGCTGCTGGTACTTGAAGCGATGAAAATGGAGCACCCGTTGACGGCCGGGATAGATGGCGTGATCACAGGCGTGCAGGTGAGCGCCGGCGATCAGGTGCGTAATCGCCAGATGTTGCTGGAGATTGAAAAGGCCTAGGCGGAACTACGAGGCTTGGCTACGCTCTATCCCCATCTGGAAGGGAAGAGTACGGGAACCTGCGCGATGCCTCATTGGCTGATTATTGACCTTGAAGCCACAACGGATGAAGGCGGCTGGCCCGTGACGGAGATGGAAGTCATCGAGATCGGCGCGAGCCTGGTCAACCGCCAGGGCCGCGAGTTGGATCACTTCCAGCGCTTTGTGCGGCCGCTGCGTCGGCCGTTGCTGACGCCCTTCTGCCGGCAACTCACGCATATCACCCAGGCCAACATCGACGGCGCGGCAGCGATGACCGAGGTGTGGCCGTTGTTCGAACGCTGGTTGGGCCAGCATCACGCGCGCCTGGAAGGCTGGGCCAGCTGGGGTGACTACGACCGCCAGCAGCTTGAGCTTGAATGGCAACGCCATGGCCTGGCCAGCGCGCTTGCGCACACGCCGCATGTGAACCTCAAGCAGCGTTTCGCCAAGGCCCGGCGCCTGGACAAGCCGCTGGGGCTCAACGGCGCCCTGCAATTGGCGGGGATGCAGTTCCATGGCCAGCAACACCGGGCGCTGGAAGATGCGCGCAACACCGCACGCCTGTTGCCATTGATTCTGCCGGTCTAGGCAGCTCCCCTGGGCTTGGGCATACTGGCCAACCTTTCCAGACCCTTTTCCGAGGATTCACCCATGTTTAAAGTCAACGAATACTTTGACGGCACCGTCAAGTCGATCGCTTTCGGCACCGCAGAAGGTCCGGCGACCATTGGCGTAATGGCCCCGGGTGAATACGAATTCGGCACCGCCCAGCGTGAAATCATGCACGTGGTGTCTGGCGCGCTGAGCGTGAAACTGCCGGACGCCAGCGAGTGGGAAACCTTCGCTGCCGGCAGCCAGTTCAACGTGCCGGCCAACAGCAAGTTCCAGCTGAAGGTCGCCGTAGATACCGCTTACCTGTGCGAATACCGCGGCTGATTCAGCCAAGGTCAAAAAAAATGCCCGTCTCGCAGGAGACGGGCATTTTTTATGGGTGGCGCACATTACTCAAGAATGGTCACCGGCATGCCGACTTCCAGGCGCCCGACGCCATCGTTGACCAGGTTCTGGCCGAACATCGCGCCGTTCTCCGTCTTGCGGTACGCATCGAGCGTGGCGAAAGGTTCGCGGTCAGCACTGCGCTCGCCGGTGGCGGGGTCGATGGTGGTGAGAATGCAGCGTGAACATGGCTTGACCACGCGGAACTCGACATCGCCAATACGCAGGCGCTTCCAGCCGTCTTCGGCGAATGCGTCAGCGCCTTCGATCACCAGATTGGGACGAAAACGCAACATTTCCATGGGCCGGCCCACCTGCCGGGACAGATCGTCCAGGGAGCCCTGGCCGATCAGCAACAGCGGGTAACCGTCGGCAAACGCCACTTGGTCATCATCATTGCCGAAACCGGCCTCGGTGGTACGCGCGCGCGCAAGCGGCATCTGCACCAGCCGCGTGGGCTTGCCGATAAACTCGCTGACCCAGGCAGCGGCGGCATCGCCGGCGTCCGGTACGCGCAGGGTGTCACGCCAGATGGTCACGCCGCGCAACTCGGCGTCATTGCCGGGCAAGGGCACGTCCAGCGTCGGGTGGCCGGGCGAACTCAGGGTCAAGCCGCCGGCACTGTTCCATAACGCCGACAACTGGCTCATCTTCGCCACTGCGCGCTGCGTCAGAAATCGTCCGCTGGCTTCGTCCACCAACATCCAGCGTCGATCCCCCGCCAGCCCGAGTTTATCCAGGCCGATGTGCTGCAAGGTCTCGGCCTTGCCGGACTTCAAGGGGTAACGGTACAACGCGCTGAGACGAAGCATGGGCCTGCATTCCTGAGAAACAAAGTGTCACCCTAAAGTCAGGCGGGCACTTCGTCCAGCATCAGGCGTTGACGCACCACGTCCACCAGCTTGTCGGGCTGGAATTTGGACAGGAAGTTATCGCAGCCAACCTTTTTCACCATCGAGTCGTTGAAGCTGCCCGACAGCGAGGTGTGCAGCACTACGTACAACCCACGCAAGCGTGGGTCGTTGCGGATTTCGGTGGTCAGGCGGTAGCCGTCCATCTCGGGCATTTCGGCGTCGGTGAAGATCATCAGCAGTTTGTCGGTCATCACCTGGCCGCTGTCGGCCCAGGCCTTGAGCATGTTCAGTGCCTTGAGGCCGTCGCTGGCGATGTGCATCTTCACGCCGAGCTGCCCCAGGGTGTCGCGCAGCTGCGACAGCGCCACATTGGAGTCGTCCACCAGCAGCACTTCGCGACCACGGGCGCGTTCCAGCACCGGGTCTTCGAGTTTTTCCCGGGAGACCTTGGCGTTGTACGGCACGATTTCGGCGAGGACTTTTTCCACGTCGATGATTTCCACCAACTGGTCATCGACCTTGCTGATCGCCGTGAGGTAATGCTGGCGCCCGGCGCTGGCCGGTGGCGGCAGGATGGCTTCCCAGTTCATGTTGACGATGCGGTCTACGCCGCCCACCAGAAACGCCTGCACCGAGCGGTTGTACTCGGTGACGATAATCGTGCTGTTGGGGCCTGGCACCAGCGGGCGCATGCCGATGGCCTGGGACAGGTCGATCACCGGCAGGGTCTGGCCGCGCAGGTTGACCACGCCGCACACGAACGGGTGGCGCTGGGGCATCAGCGTCAGCTTAGGCAGTTGCAGGACCTCCTGCACCTTGAACACGTTGATCGCGAACAACTGCCGCCCGGCCAGGCGAAACATAAGAATCTCCAGGCGATTCTCACCCACCAGTTGCGTGCGTTGATCTACCGTGTCGAGAATGCCGGCCATTAAAAGCTCCTGATGTGGGATTGTGCTGTTCACTTAAGGCTAGTTATCGGCGGCAAGCGCCAGACCTTGACCCCCGTAAAATGCCACGTAAATTCATTGATGTCACACTGACATCATGCTTTACTGCAACGGCCTCTCCAAATGGCACTACAGCAACTTCGCGCGACATTCAAATCGACGCGAGGTTCCGCTGTGTAAGGGATTCCCCTATGAACAATCAGGCCCAACCTGATATTCGCGATATCTAATAGCCATTAATGTGACGCCATTCTCATTGCATGAATGGAGTCAGGCTTTTGTTTGCCATCCCAAGCCCTCGGCCCACGGGTCTTCCAGAGACACTCGTGGCGGCAACTGAAGTTGTGCAATCGCCCAGGATAGTGCGGCGTATGCGCGGCATTTGCGATCATTCAAGTATCGGTCCTACTGAAATTTCAGAACAGGGCTACAGATTTCAGTCATATTTCAGCGGTAGTTTTACGCCATTCACCCGGTGCGGCATCTCATCAACCCGACCTTATGTGCGGAGACTTGCATGATGAATAACGCAAACGAATGGCAAACCGCTCTTCCCGAGTTCTTGCTTGAAGCCGAGACGCTCCTGGCCAAGTCCGAAGAGTGCTTGAACCACTTGCACTTGATTCGCAACGACAGCGATGCCATCGACTGCATGAAAATCAGCCTGAGCAAACTGGCTGAAAAGGCCGAAGGCCTGGCCCTGCAGGCGATCAGCGAATTCTCCCGGCACATTCAATACCTGATTGCGAATGCCGCAAGCCCCATGGAACTGCATGACCAGGCCTTGAATGCCCTGCATGACTGCCTGACATTACTGGCTTGGCAACTGGAGCTGATTGACGCCCGCACCGGGGAGTTGGCGCTGGATGAAAGCGAACAAACTAAATTGATTGCGACGGTCACCTTGCAGATCCCACAAAAAGACTTCGGTTATAAACCGCAGCAGCGTGTGCATCACACGTCTTGAGTGTTGAGCAGGTCGTATTCAATCGGTGAGTTATCTAAAAACGACACCGATATATCAATTAGCCATCAACGCTATAACTCTACAAACCCACTTAATTAATACAACTGCCACCTCTTTGAACTCTGGGACTCCTTAATGTCAGGATTAGGGCCCAGGGCGTTTGTGCGTGTTTAATAAGCAGTGGAGTGAGGCGCCAGGCGACCAACGGTAATAGTGGTGGTACTATGCCCCGCTCGAAGTGACTCAACTTCACTATGTACAAAAAAATGTTTCGGCACCGCATTCCAAACAGAGCCCTGTCAGCCGCCATGACCGGTCTTCCCGCAGCGAACCTTGATTGGCTCCATCCGCTATGTACGCCAGCCTGAAGTCACTCATCGCAAGATCCGTGTCCCGCAGCAATGCCCGTCGGATCGTTCTCGCCCTGTGCCTTTGCTCTTTGCTGGTCAGCGTGTGGGCCTACACCCGTTCGGCACCGTTGCCATTACTGATCCTGCTGCTCAACCTGGCCACCTTGCTGGTGGTGGGCCTGCAGCAATGGAGTTCGCGCAAATCGATCAAATTCCAGCCACAGGAATTGGCCGATCGCCTGCTGCAAGTCCAGGAAAACGAACGCCATCGCCTCAGCCGCGAATTGCATGACGACATCGGCCAGCTGCTTACCGCCGCCAAACTGCAGAGCGAATGGCTCAAGCGCCGTCTGCCGGACGACCTGCAAAGCCAATGCACGGTGCTGTGCAACACGCTGAATGAAACCCTGGCCAAGGTGCGCGACGTGTCGGCCATTCTCAACCCAAGGCAGCTGGCCAGCCTGGGCCTGGAGGCCAGCCTGCGCGCGCACCTGCTCAAGACCCTGGAAAACACCCCGATCCACTGGAGCCTGGAATGCCAGCAGCGGCTGACCGGTATCCCGGAAGAAATGGCCGTGGCGGCCTTTCGCATCACCCAGGAAGCGGTGACCAACATGCTTCGTCATGCCCAGGCGCACAACTTGCTGGTACGCCTGCAACGCCTGCCCGAGGGCCTGTTGCTGATGATCTGCGATGACGGCCTGGGCTTCTCGCCTGCCATCAACCCAGGCCTGGAAGGCCAACGGGGCATGGCCGGTATGTCCGAGCGGATAGATCAGTTGGGCGGCACCCTGTCCGTCAACAGCCAGCCAGGTAAAGGTACTAAGATCGACGCGCTTTTTCCCTGGGCGCCGCGCGCCCTCGAACGGGCCAGTTCCCCTAAGGTTCTCGAGTGATCTGCAATTTACTCTTGGTGGATGACCACGCACTGATACGGGCCGGCGTACGCGCGCTGATCCAGGACATGCCCGGTTACACCGTGATCGGCGAGGCCAGCGATGGCGCGCAGTTGCTGGAAAAATTCAGCGCCCTGCAGCCAGATATCG
The sequence above is a segment of the Pseudomonas sp. R76 genome. Coding sequences within it:
- a CDS encoding sensor histidine kinase, which codes for MYASLKSLIARSVSRSNARRIVLALCLCSLLVSVWAYTRSAPLPLLILLLNLATLLVVGLQQWSSRKSIKFQPQELADRLLQVQENERHRLSRELHDDIGQLLTAAKLQSEWLKRRLPDDLQSQCTVLCNTLNETLAKVRDVSAILNPRQLASLGLEASLRAHLLKTLENTPIHWSLECQQRLTGIPEEMAVAAFRITQEAVTNMLRHAQAHNLLVRLQRLPEGLLLMICDDGLGFSPAINPGLEGQRGMAGMSERIDQLGGTLSVNSQPGKGTKIDALFPWAPRALERASSPKVLE
- a CDS encoding exonuclease domain-containing protein, with protein sequence MPHWLIIDLEATTDEGGWPVTEMEVIEIGASLVNRQGRELDHFQRFVRPLRRPLLTPFCRQLTHITQANIDGAAAMTEVWPLFERWLGQHHARLEGWASWGDYDRQQLELEWQRHGLASALAHTPHVNLKQRFAKARRLDKPLGLNGALQLAGMQFHGQQHRALEDARNTARLLPLILPV
- a CDS encoding chemotaxis protein CheV, coding for MAGILDTVDQRTQLVGENRLEILMFRLAGRQLFAINVFKVQEVLQLPKLTLMPQRHPFVCGVVNLRGQTLPVIDLSQAIGMRPLVPGPNSTIIVTEYNRSVQAFLVGGVDRIVNMNWEAILPPPASAGRQHYLTAISKVDDQLVEIIDVEKVLAEIVPYNAKVSREKLEDPVLERARGREVLLVDDSNVALSQLRDTLGQLGVKMHIASDGLKALNMLKAWADSGQVMTDKLLMIFTDAEMPEMDGYRLTTEIRNDPRLRGLYVVLHTSLSGSFNDSMVKKVGCDNFLSKFQPDKLVDVVRQRLMLDEVPA
- a CDS encoding acetyl/propionyl/methylcrotonyl-CoA carboxylase subunit alpha, with the protein product MSNFSKILIANRGEIACRIQRTAQALGYRTVAVYSDADAQALHVQMADEAINIGPAPVNQSYLNIPAILEAALKTGADAIHPGYGFLSENPDFALACQRAGLTFIGPGPDAIKLMGSKRLSKLAMLDAGVPCIAGYQGSAQDDATLQQEAERIGYPLMIKASAGGGGRGMRLVHGSGQLLDQLRTARSEAMNAFGSDELILEQALIAPRHVEIQVFGDSHGNLIYLGERDCSLQRRHQKVIEEAPCPVMTAELRQAMGEAALKAGRAVNYVGAGTVEFLLDRSGRFYFLEMNTRLQVEHPVTELITGLDLVAWQLHIAAGQPLPLTQADVTLSGHAMEVRLYAEDPAQGFLPQTGDVLRWEPAAGVRVDHGVLEGQRISPFYDAMLGKIIAHGATREEARRKLLRAVEDTVLLGVTTNQRLLADLLKHPDFIAGDFSTGLIAEHFNEIPRQAATDEQIALAAALFYHHSASAHRQGLAGWRNNASTAWTYRLEINEAVHEVAVSVLANDHLLANGIDISHLSSDGRWATVVINGIRRRSAYHLDDTQLWLPGVKVINRTQQVASCQAEVASGSVKAPMDGAIVDVRVSTGERVTRGQLLLVLEAMKMEHPLTAGIDGVITGVQVSAGDQVRNRQMLLEIEKA
- a CDS encoding MOSC domain-containing protein, with the translated sequence MLRLSALYRYPLKSGKAETLQHIGLDKLGLAGDRRWMLVDEASGRFLTQRAVAKMSQLSALWNSAGGLTLSSPGHPTLDVPLPGNDAELRGVTIWRDTLRVPDAGDAAAAWVSEFIGKPTRLVQMPLARARTTEAGFGNDDDQVAFADGYPLLLIGQGSLDDLSRQVGRPMEMLRFRPNLVIEGADAFAEDGWKRLRIGDVEFRVVKPCSRCILTTIDPATGERSADREPFATLDAYRKTENGAMFGQNLVNDGVGRLEVGMPVTILE
- the ppnP gene encoding pyrimidine/purine nucleoside phosphorylase; the encoded protein is MFKVNEYFDGTVKSIAFGTAEGPATIGVMAPGEYEFGTAQREIMHVVSGALSVKLPDASEWETFAAGSQFNVPANSKFQLKVAVDTAYLCEYRG